Proteins encoded within one genomic window of Ovis aries strain OAR_USU_Benz2616 breed Rambouillet chromosome 1, ARS-UI_Ramb_v3.0, whole genome shotgun sequence:
- the LOC101111337 gene encoding SLAM family member 9-like isoform X1: MQQRSFWKHRVDSDASSPASQAGRQPVMGPCSEDPHLCGASRLLGFTSLLLSVCCTGVKSSVAPDPGVQDSGVHIPLQGIRGGSVLFHVPKKQEAEPEEVSWGFGPESNYRVFMRVHRGKDTPTWVSLQDKYQQRVHVPNVTSLRIENLIPEDSGQYRARASFIGGIEFTQVFRLTVYDPAPLPHILVKSASFTAGWCNATLKCTAPGDTEDLKVTWEIKGLPKELEQRVTSKLPSNSWNLTLNLPLSQPNGSLTCVVSNQVGQKTATLDLGEVCVSGSPGNNSAKTLPGIIGAVVVMLLIIVTGLFLWKTYAKKRKMKTERGVEFQDDQRDNDGGVQYAELNQQGSGEVTNKGAGKRHLEEKEPGTLYSEVYKPERGAMKII; this comes from the exons ATGCAGCAGAGAAGTTTCTGGAAGCACAGAGTGGACTCAG ATGCTTCCTCTCCAGCCTCACAGGCTGGCAGGCAGCCTGTGATGGGGCCCTGCTCAGAAGACCCCCACCTCTGCGGGGCCTCCAGGCTCCTGGGATTCACCAGTCTCCTCCTCA GTGTCTGCTGCACTGGGGTCAAGAGTTCTGTAGCACCTGATCCTGGAGTTCAGGATTCTGGAGTCCATATTCCCCTGCAGGGGATCCGAGGAGGTTCTGTGCTGTTTCACGTGCCCAAGAAGCAAGAAGCTGAACCAGAGGAGGTCTCGTGGGGCTTTGGCCCTGAGTCAAACTACAGAGTCTTCATGCGAGTCCACCGTGGGAAAGACACCCCAACCTGGGTCAGCCTCCAGGACAAGTACCAGCAGAGGGTCCATGTGCCCAATGTGACGTCCCTGAGGATTGAGAACCTGATCCCAGAGGACAGTGGGCAGTATCGGGCTCGAGCCAGCTTCATCGGAGGAATAGAATTTACCCAGGTTTTCCGCCTCACTGTCTATG ATCCTGCACCCCTTCCTCATATCCTTGTCAAGTCAGCATCCTTCACAGCAGGCTGGTGCAATGCCACTCTGAAGTGCACAGCCCCCGGGGATACAGAGGACCTGAAGGTGACCTGGGAGATCAAGGGCCTTCCCAAGGAGCTGGAGCAGAGAGTGACATCAAAACTACCCTCCAACTCCTGGAACCTGACTCTGAACCTGCCCCTGAGCCAGCCCAATGGCAGCTTGACCTGTGTGGTCAGCAACCAGGTGGGCCAGAAAACTGCCACCTTAGACCTTGGAGAAGTCTGTGTCTCTG GTTCACCTGGAAACAACAGTGCTAAGACCCTGCCAGGCATCATAGGGGCTGTTGTGGTTATGCTGTTGATCATCGTAACTGGACTGTTCCTTTGGAAGACCTATGCAAAGAAGAGGAAGATGAAGACTGAAAGAG GTGTAGAATTTCAGGACGATCAGAGGGACAATGATGGTGGCGTCCAGTATGCGGAGCTGAACCAGCAGGGGTCTGGAGAGGTCACAAACAAG GGTGCTGGTAAACGACATTTGGAAGAAAAGGAGCCTGGTACTCTCTACAGTGAGGTCTACAAGCCAGAAAGGGGGGCCATGAAGATAATTTAA
- the LOC101111337 gene encoding SLAM family member 9-like isoform X2 has protein sequence MQQRSFWKHRVDSGVCCTGVKSSVAPDPGVQDSGVHIPLQGIRGGSVLFHVPKKQEAEPEEVSWGFGPESNYRVFMRVHRGKDTPTWVSLQDKYQQRVHVPNVTSLRIENLIPEDSGQYRARASFIGGIEFTQVFRLTVYDPAPLPHILVKSASFTAGWCNATLKCTAPGDTEDLKVTWEIKGLPKELEQRVTSKLPSNSWNLTLNLPLSQPNGSLTCVVSNQVGQKTATLDLGEVCVSGSPGNNSAKTLPGIIGAVVVMLLIIVTGLFLWKTYAKKRKMKTERGVEFQDDQRDNDGGVQYAELNQQGSGEVTNKGAGKRHLEEKEPGTLYSEVYKPERGAMKII, from the exons ATGCAGCAGAGAAGTTTCTGGAAGCACAGAGTGGACTCAG GTGTCTGCTGCACTGGGGTCAAGAGTTCTGTAGCACCTGATCCTGGAGTTCAGGATTCTGGAGTCCATATTCCCCTGCAGGGGATCCGAGGAGGTTCTGTGCTGTTTCACGTGCCCAAGAAGCAAGAAGCTGAACCAGAGGAGGTCTCGTGGGGCTTTGGCCCTGAGTCAAACTACAGAGTCTTCATGCGAGTCCACCGTGGGAAAGACACCCCAACCTGGGTCAGCCTCCAGGACAAGTACCAGCAGAGGGTCCATGTGCCCAATGTGACGTCCCTGAGGATTGAGAACCTGATCCCAGAGGACAGTGGGCAGTATCGGGCTCGAGCCAGCTTCATCGGAGGAATAGAATTTACCCAGGTTTTCCGCCTCACTGTCTATG ATCCTGCACCCCTTCCTCATATCCTTGTCAAGTCAGCATCCTTCACAGCAGGCTGGTGCAATGCCACTCTGAAGTGCACAGCCCCCGGGGATACAGAGGACCTGAAGGTGACCTGGGAGATCAAGGGCCTTCCCAAGGAGCTGGAGCAGAGAGTGACATCAAAACTACCCTCCAACTCCTGGAACCTGACTCTGAACCTGCCCCTGAGCCAGCCCAATGGCAGCTTGACCTGTGTGGTCAGCAACCAGGTGGGCCAGAAAACTGCCACCTTAGACCTTGGAGAAGTCTGTGTCTCTG GTTCACCTGGAAACAACAGTGCTAAGACCCTGCCAGGCATCATAGGGGCTGTTGTGGTTATGCTGTTGATCATCGTAACTGGACTGTTCCTTTGGAAGACCTATGCAAAGAAGAGGAAGATGAAGACTGAAAGAG GTGTAGAATTTCAGGACGATCAGAGGGACAATGATGGTGGCGTCCAGTATGCGGAGCTGAACCAGCAGGGGTCTGGAGAGGTCACAAACAAG GGTGCTGGTAAACGACATTTGGAAGAAAAGGAGCCTGGTACTCTCTACAGTGAGGTCTACAAGCCAGAAAGGGGGGCCATGAAGATAATTTAA